The Cardiocondyla obscurior isolate alpha-2009 linkage group LG18, Cobs3.1, whole genome shotgun sequence region CATTAATATGCAAGTTATTCccttcgattttattttacttaccaGAATAATAACGAATCCagtgtttattaattacggaAGAATGCGTCGTGGAATCAgaaaatgcatataaaaaaagaaaatttgttaagaaattctaaataaaaattttctaaatgttTGGGACGTGAAGTATCATAGTGTTAAGTTATAACAATGCTACATAAAACTCTCTGTagtaaaatgtattaaataatattaataaaaatatgaaatacaaaaagaaaaaaaaatagaaataaattatgaacaTAATTTCAATTCAAGTAACATTCAAGCAAAAacgaggaaaggaaaaatttatcgagaaaaaaaattgcctaTAACGTACAAtgaattgcaaattaattggTAACGCTGGATTAGCAATTCCAATCGTAGATTAGCTTCTCATTCATTATACACTttgctaattaaatatcttcAACGCTTAACCACCGCttgagatttaattatttcatccACTTACCTTTTTCCTTTATACGAAGAGTGTCAACGAGAACATAACCGTCTAAGAACGTGTTCCACCTACGAGATACGAAGTACTGAATGTATCACGTTTCGAAGTAGTGGAAACTACTATGTATCAGACTGACAGGTGGAACGCCGCTCTACTACTGACCTCCTATGAAAATGATCGATATATGGATGTAGCCACGTATGATTGAACTGACGCTATACAAATATTTCAACATGTATACACGCAACATTCCGAGCGGTCGTATGCGCATATTCGGCAGGAGCAGAGCTGCGTCGGATCTGTCCCAGGCTTGAGACCCTCTCCAAGAAGTCTCTTCACGGTGGCGAAAAGTTTCCCCGACATCGATCGCCTCTTTTATCGCAAACTAtgacaatttaaaatagattaaatgcTAAGCGAGCTTCCCTTATTTTAATAGCTGATAGCTAGACATCGAATTGTACCGCTTTCCTAACGTGTgatcgattaatattaaaagcttGCGGGGCATGACGGACTCTTGTAAATAAGCGACGTTCTAAAATATTCAAGCTACGTCGCCAATGACGTCCATCAGTATACTATAAAGTCACGAAGACTTCCTGGGGATCGGGTCAGGTGCCTCCATCTCGCGATAAGACGCAAAGCACACGTTGCTGATAAGACCTGTGTCAagaatacataattttttttttttattattttacagataACTTAATAGTAAAATGTTCCACGACCTAACTAAGGCTAAACGTCTACGCGCGGAATCACGATGCTCGCTATCGTTACATCGAGCTTAACGACATTTCGTTACATGTACAGAAACAAACTCGACGTACGTACAACTGCGAGAACGCTGAGAATCTAatacagagagagagagagagagagagagataaacgGGCAAGATGAATACGTCtgggaaaaataatattccgtTTGAAAGTATTAATCATATAAACGAGCATTGAAAGACATACTTTTATCATAATTACAGTAATTATCTCATTTGTTAATATATTCAGAAgataactaattaatttttattactttaaataaaattcaacatATCTTTCTTGTCCGTCCATCCGTCCTCAACATGATTTGCGGTAGACACTTTATTTTCTACGAAAATAATACACGCTCGCGTCTCTAAAGCCGATACGATACGTATACAGGTAGAAGAACTCGGGTGATCTGGAATGTGCGATACATCACAGCACGATTGTTGGGAAATatagaggaagagaaagagagaaaaaggaagagggtAACGTGGGAAAAGGCCCGTTTTTTGTCATGTGTGCTCGCTGTTGCCTCGCTTGGGATTCCAAAAAGAGACATTTTGATATTAAACCTCTGACGCGATAAAACGAGAAACAACTTACGTCGTTGATCTTACATAGAATAAGAGATAGGGGGTGGCGGAGTTCCGCGCGTTGGGCGCCAATTTGTCTTCGAGTTCCCGTAGCGGGATCACATGTACTGCTTCGTCATCGCATTCTAGCCAAGTGACGCCCTGCTTATTTCGCCAGATACCGCAACAGTCCATGCTACGACAACCAACCCTATTCACCACTTGTTCCTTATTCTCGCTCGCGCTGGGCTTACTCCTGAAAAGCTTGCTCCTGATGTAGAGTATACTCGATGTTTTGtcagaggaagaggaggaagacgacgacgacgaactTGTGCTCACAGTGCTCGCCTGACTCGAATTCTGCCGCTTATTGTCGCGATCGCATTGGGAATACTCCGCATACGCAGGTTCATCGGGTAAACGTGTGTAAGCGACGTAATGCCCGGCGGTCATCGTAGCACCTTGGTGCATTATGACCGAATATAATTTGTACACATGTCGCGCCTCGGTACTACCACCAGCTGCCGTTCCGTGGGTCTCGTCGTTACTGCATTCCTCGCAAAAGCATTGCAAAGTAAGCGGTGTTGGCATATGATTATTGATTTTTTCCATCGAactaaaaacataaatttacttacataattgtaatattgtaattgataaatcaattaaatgcTTAAACccttaaaagaattaataaactggtaaaatattgaaactataatacaattatatcttattttttataaatgtattataaatttaaaaaaatttactaatatatcaataatataatttcttttatttttaatcatactGAAAAATTGCACGAAACTTACCCAGCGGCAGTAGAAAATCTTTTCAACTGCAAGATAAGGAGTCTAGGTAATGAGGGAAAACATACGGCTCTGCGAGCCTCATTATACCGTAGGCACCGTGCACACCAGTATTTATCCCTACCCCAAAGCAGTTCACTAGTTACTACAGCGCGTTTGTATACCTCACTGCTATCTACTAATTCACCATCATCATCTGTAATGAAAAGCCATATTACTATGAATCGAAATAAACTAAAGCActtaacttattaattttatacatattttaaaaaatgtatgaccaataaaaaatatgataaccCTATTTCATCTCgcaaaaacaattaaatgtatacCTTTCTCATTCGAACGATCAATGTCAATAGGTACACATATATCGCAAAATGTCTCCTTCCGTTCTGTTACGTGTTCGCATTCAAGACACGTTGTGCGCAATAGGCTGACACCCTCGAAATCCTCAGAAATAAAACACTTTTTGCTCTCTGGTTTACGCATCCCTATCTCGCCATTACTCTCAGCAAACTCTGCATGACCGTTCTCATACAATCTTGCAGATCCTACGGTGCCATTTGTATTTGGCTGTGCAAGAGAGGCTGAACTCCCTCTGCctgtatttttcttattttttttgctgGACTTATGATTGTTCCTTTTTCCAGAACCACTGCTCTCCGACTGTGTTTGCGTAGTAGAATGGTTAGTGGCAAATTCGGAAAAACCGCCATTACTTTGACCGAATTGACTTTCTCTGTGTCTAACAAGCAATTGAAAAGTTTCTCTAATGTTGTCTAGCAAGCAGACCAGAAGCTCATGCGCGTCCTGTTGCTGATTTCCTTCAAATATCGGATTTACTTctctataattaatataacaaattcagaataaaaataatatgtataaaaactacttttacatttcaataaagatatgtatatatatatatatatatatatatatatatatatatatatatatatatatatatacctaaGAGCTTGTAAAAAAGCATCAGGTTGGTAAGGTTCACTGTTTTCTTTCACTTCTGATGCTCGCAATGCCATAAAGAGCTCATGTAACTTTTCAGTAGCTATTTGAATACGTGGCTTACTAGCCTCTGTTGTTGACCCAGCTAATGTCAAATCTTTACTACTCCAGCTACGACTACTGCTTGACGTTAACGATACCCCAGTTCTACCTAATGACGAAGATTTGGCctataaaaagatattgacaatttaaaattaaaatatactatataaaattcttaacaaATTGAtctaaatatcaaatttttaccTTTGCCTGAAGTTGCTTCTCATTTAGATTAGACAAATCAGTAGCAAGATGATGTAAATTGTGCAGAAAGGAAGGCGCAAATCTTAAGGTATATAATACACTATTGAGGAAGCAGGTGTTTCCTAGATTGCATAAAGTAGCTATCTTTAATCCTTCCCCATTAGTACCAGATACATCATAATTTCCATCCTGGTGGTTGCTCAGCTGATTTCGATAGCCATTCAACATTTTGTTTGTACCTACACGAAATCATTGTAAAATCAAtgttgttaaaactttacaGCAGCTGTATAATGCAATATGACAGGGTATCCTTACAAATAAATGATCAGCATACATACTAAATGGAAAATCCGTTCTATCCAGAAGGCCCCCTCGTGTAGATGTAGGAGGGGGCTGTGGGACGACGATGGAGATTGCACGTCCACGACCCGACAGGGACAGGCAGAACTTTTTCCTTGGAGGAACCGAGCGTTTATCTGCGTCTTCCTCCGTCTCTAGTACTGTCATCTTCTGTTAACCTAGAACCACGTTACCATGTCCTACGTGCCGCACCGTCGAGCAGACGGACGAGGAACACGGGGCGTTTCACGGGCAACGAGCTCTCTCGCCCGTCCAAACCTCGAGGATCCGCGGCGCCAGGTCGGTTTCGCGACGACACGGTCGGCCGCGCGAAACGTAAGTCGCGTTGCCTGGAGACCGAGAGTGCCTTTTACTCACGTGTGATCGAGTGGGGAAGTCATGGAATGTAAGCGGGCCAGTTTGTCGCGACTTTGCTGGCGCCGAGCCGGTTCGTTGCCCGAAGAGAGAGCCGCGGCGATCTGTCCTGCGCCTCGTCGCAAGCTACATGTTCGCAGAAGATGTCTGTCCTCTTTCCGCGTCGGCGATCTCCCTTGAACTCTTCGCCGACTTGATTGGACCGCGAAGAATCTCCGGGACAGCTTCACGACGTTTATACAACCGTACACGACGCA contains the following coding sequences:
- the Usp1 gene encoding ubiquitin specific protease 1 codes for the protein MTVLETEEDADKRSVPPRKKFCLSLSGRGRAISIVVPQPPPTSTRGGLLDRTDFPFSTNKMLNGYRNQLSNHQDGNYDVSGTNGEGLKIATLCNLGNTCFLNSVLYTLRFAPSFLHNLHHLATDLSNLNEKQLQAKAKSSSLGRTGVSLTSSSSRSWSSKDLTLAGSTTEASKPRIQIATEKLHELFMALRASEVKENSEPYQPDAFLQALREVNPIFEGNQQQDAHELLVCLLDNIRETFQLLVRHRESQFGQSNGGFSEFATNHSTTQTQSESSGSGKRNNHKSSKKNKKNTGRGSSASLAQPNTNGTVGSARLYENGHAEFAESNGEIGMRKPESKKCFISEDFEGVSLLRTTCLECEHVTERKETFCDICVPIDIDRSNEKDDDGELVDSSEVYKRAVVTSELLWGRDKYWCARCLRYNEARRAVCFPSLPRLLILQLKRFSTAAGSMEKINNHMPTPLTLQCFCEECSNDETHGTAAGGSTEARHVYKLYSVIMHQGATMTAGHYVAYTRLPDEPAYAEYSQCDRDNKRQNSSQASTVSTSSSSSSSSSSSDKTSSILYIRSKLFRSKPSASENKEQVVNRVGCRSMDCCGIWRNKQGVTWLECDDEAVHVIPLRELEDKLAPNARNSATPYLLFYVRSTT